From one Bacteroidales bacterium genomic stretch:
- a CDS encoding HNH endonuclease, with protein MNSSFKNSIDKYIRFCKGKNWIEEEAYKFEYANFINHNIDWETQSEKEILQILQDSQKIKYTTDVKGIQFILKSGRTDLKEFISFKDIELIKKFRVKDFDQIDWTERTMSFTALSAWLASLFPDKFFPVPMKGFDQTIKYLFNYSNGKFPKVGQEYILECQPYMQETWNNLSQYPIEDLHLSEWNKFYKNNPDLNIPVKTEFSQVDKVWLVQDFHLFVHRQILDLYKPKNKEIKVSEVIEPTVIEGNSVLAQHMRYERNSSFVKKIKEHALSDNKMLNCQICGFSFFEKYGEIGEGFIEAHHKNPLSKTVGKSKTKKDDIVLVCSNCHRMLHRGNPTLEIEELKQKMNKNVL; from the coding sequence ATGAATAGTTCGTTTAAAAATTCAATTGACAAATACATCAGATTTTGTAAAGGGAAAAACTGGATTGAAGAAGAAGCATATAAATTTGAATATGCAAATTTCATAAACCATAATATTGACTGGGAAACTCAATCAGAAAAGGAAATACTACAAATTCTACAGGACTCTCAGAAAATAAAATATACTACAGATGTCAAAGGCATTCAGTTTATTTTAAAAAGCGGAAGAACAGATTTAAAAGAGTTTATTTCATTTAAAGATATTGAACTTATTAAGAAATTTCGGGTTAAAGACTTTGACCAAATTGATTGGACTGAAAGAACAATGAGTTTTACTGCTCTATCTGCTTGGTTAGCATCTCTCTTCCCTGACAAGTTTTTTCCGGTTCCGATGAAAGGTTTTGACCAAACTATTAAATACTTATTTAATTACAGTAACGGTAAGTTTCCAAAAGTAGGACAAGAATACATACTTGAATGTCAACCATACATGCAAGAGACTTGGAATAATTTGAGCCAGTATCCAATTGAAGATTTGCACCTTTCGGAATGGAATAAATTTTATAAGAATAATCCAGACTTAAATATTCCAGTAAAAACTGAATTTTCTCAGGTTGACAAAGTTTGGTTAGTTCAAGATTTTCATTTGTTTGTTCATAGACAAATTCTGGACTTGTATAAGCCAAAAAATAAAGAAATTAAGGTAAGTGAAGTAATAGAACCTACTGTAATTGAAGGGAATTCTGTTTTAGCACAACATATGCGTTATGAGCGAAATAGTTCTTTTGTAAAGAAAATCAAAGAACATGCTCTATCGGACAATAAAATGCTTAATTGTCAAATTTGCGGATTCTCGTTTTTTGAAAAATATGGAGAAATTGGAGAAGGATTTATTGAAGCGCATCACAAAAATCCATTATCAAAAACAGTTGGAAAATCAAAGACAAAAAAAGACGATATTGTACTTGTTTGCAGTAACTGTCACAGAATGTTGCATCGGGGTAATCCGACATTAGAAATTGAAGAATTAAAACAAAAAATGAATAAAAATGTCCTGTAA
- a CDS encoding M48 family metallopeptidase — translation MSQTIFYIIIAILLFDFFLEKFLDYLNSTKWSSKLPDELKGIYDSDKYKKQQEYERINQKFKNITSGFSLVLIMLMLFFDGFAFVDQLARGFTLNPILLALLFFGILMFASDILTTPFALYDTFVIEEKFGFNKTTVKTFFLDKIKGWLLAGIIGGGILALIIWFYQETGEMFWIYCWILVSLFMIFMAMFYSNLIVPLFNKQTPLEEGELRSSISEFSKKVDFKLDNIFVINGSKRSTKANAYFSGLGKKKRIVLFDTLINDLSIKEIVAVLSHEIGHYKKKHSLITIIISILQTGLTFYILSLFISNPVLSQALGVEEASFHIGLIAFGILYSPLSTIIGLAMNIFSRKNEYQADNFAKENYEGEMLISALKKLSVKNLSNLTPHPIYVFFHYSHPTLLQRLRNLKNK, via the coding sequence ATGAGCCAAACAATTTTTTACATAATAATAGCAATATTATTATTTGATTTTTTTCTTGAAAAATTTCTTGATTATCTTAATTCAACAAAATGGAGCAGTAAGTTACCTGATGAATTAAAAGGAATATATGATAGTGATAAATATAAAAAACAACAGGAATACGAAAGGATAAATCAAAAGTTTAAGAATATTACAAGTGGTTTTAGCCTTGTATTGATAATGCTAATGCTATTTTTTGACGGTTTTGCATTTGTTGACCAATTAGCAAGAGGTTTTACTTTAAATCCTATATTGCTTGCTTTGTTGTTTTTTGGGATACTTATGTTTGCTTCAGACATACTTACCACACCATTTGCTTTGTATGATACATTTGTAATAGAAGAAAAGTTCGGGTTTAACAAAACTACAGTAAAAACATTTTTTCTTGATAAAATAAAAGGCTGGCTTTTGGCAGGTATCATCGGTGGAGGAATACTGGCATTAATAATCTGGTTTTATCAGGAAACAGGAGAGATGTTCTGGATTTATTGCTGGATATTAGTCAGTTTATTTATGATATTCATGGCAATGTTCTATTCAAATTTAATTGTACCGCTTTTTAATAAACAAACTCCTTTAGAAGAAGGTGAACTTAGAAGCTCAATTAGTGAGTTTAGTAAAAAAGTAGATTTTAAACTTGATAATATTTTTGTAATTAACGGTTCAAAAAGGTCAACAAAAGCGAATGCATATTTTAGCGGACTTGGAAAAAAAAAGAGAATAGTTTTATTTGATACTTTAATTAACGATTTGAGTATTAAAGAAATAGTTGCGGTATTATCCCATGAAATTGGACATTATAAGAAAAAACATTCACTTATAACTATTATTATTTCAATATTACAAACAGGGCTTACTTTTTACATATTATCATTATTTATTAGTAATCCCGTATTATCACAAGCGCTGGGAGTAGAAGAAGCAAGTTTTCATATAGGTTTGATAGCTTTCGGGATTTTATATAGTCCTTTATCTACCATTATTGGATTAGCAATGAATATTTTTTCAAGAAAAAACGAATATCAGGCTGATAATTTTGCAAAAGAAAATTATGAGGGAGAAATGTTAATATCAGCATTAAAAAAATTATCAGTAAAAAATCTCAGCAACCTTACACCTCATCCTATTTATGTGTTTTTTCATTATTCTCATCCAACCTTATTACAAAGGCTAAGAAACTTGAAAAATAAATAA
- the fabG gene encoding 3-oxoacyl-[acyl-carrier-protein] reductase: MKILEGKTAIITGASRGIGKAIALRFAEEGANIAFTDIAYDDAAKALENELTSFGIKAKGYASDASNFEESQKLIEEIIKDFGTVDALINNAGITRDNLLMRMTEEQWDAVINVNLKSVFNLSKAILRPMLKQKKGSIVNISSVVGVGGNAGQANYAASKAGIIGFSKSVAKELGSRNIRCNAIAPGFIETEMTKQLPKEVVEDWYRKIPMKRGGTPVEVANVALFFASDLSSYITGQAINVCGAMQT, encoded by the coding sequence ATGAAAATATTAGAAGGAAAAACTGCTATTATTACAGGTGCATCAAGAGGTATAGGAAAAGCAATTGCACTAAGATTTGCTGAAGAAGGTGCTAATATTGCTTTTACCGATATTGCTTATGATGATGCAGCAAAAGCACTTGAAAATGAATTAACAAGTTTTGGTATCAAAGCAAAAGGATATGCTTCTGATGCAAGTAATTTTGAAGAGTCGCAGAAACTTATCGAAGAAATTATTAAAGATTTCGGAACTGTTGATGCCTTGATAAATAATGCAGGAATAACACGTGACAATCTTTTAATGAGAATGACTGAAGAACAATGGGATGCAGTTATTAATGTAAATTTAAAATCGGTTTTTAACCTTTCAAAAGCTATTCTGCGTCCAATGTTAAAACAGAAAAAAGGCTCAATTGTTAATATTAGTTCGGTTGTTGGAGTTGGAGGCAATGCAGGACAAGCAAATTATGCTGCATCAAAAGCCGGAATAATCGGATTTAGTAAATCTGTTGCTAAAGAACTTGGCTCACGAAATATTAGATGTAATGCAATTGCTCCAGGATTTATTGAAACTGAGATGACGAAACAACTTCCCAAAGAAGTGGTAGAAGACTGGTATAGAAAAATACCAATGAAAAGAGGAGGAACACCTGTAGAAGTAGCCAATGTAGCCTTATTTTTTGCATCTGACCTTTCTTCGTATATTACAGGACAGGCAATTAATGTTTGTGGAGCTATGCAGACATAA
- a CDS encoding Mut7-C ubiquitin/RNAse domain-containing protein, producing the protein MNKVEFRFYEELNDFVPKSKKRTWFIYNFKGKPTVKDAIEAIGIPHVEVDLILVNNISVPFSYKLKNNDRISVYPVFESIDITSVTQLRAKPLRKIKFILDVHFGKLSKYLRLLGFDCFYINDIDDNEIINIAIKEKRIILTRDKGLLKNMNVTHGYWVRSQDSIEQLKEIVKRFHLDSLIKPFYRCIVCNGIIEKASKEKIISELQPNTIKYYDDFYKCSLCGKIYWKGSHYEKMKQFVDKIINLPEF; encoded by the coding sequence ATGAATAAAGTTGAATTCAGATTTTATGAAGAATTAAATGATTTTGTACCAAAATCGAAGAAAAGAACCTGGTTTATATACAATTTCAAAGGCAAACCTACTGTTAAAGATGCTATAGAAGCAATTGGAATTCCTCATGTAGAAGTTGATTTAATCTTGGTAAATAATATTTCAGTCCCATTTTCATATAAACTAAAAAATAACGACAGGATTTCGGTTTATCCTGTTTTTGAAAGTATAGATATAACTTCAGTTACTCAATTGAGAGCTAAACCTTTAAGAAAAATAAAATTTATTCTTGATGTTCATTTTGGCAAACTAAGCAAATATCTCAGATTACTTGGATTTGATTGCTTTTATATTAATGATATTGATGATAATGAAATTATCAATATTGCTATAAAAGAAAAACGAATTATCCTGACGAGAGATAAAGGACTTCTTAAAAATATGAATGTTACACACGGATATTGGGTAAGATCACAGGACTCTATAGAACAATTAAAAGAAATAGTAAAGCGTTTTCATTTAGATTCATTAATTAAACCATTTTACAGATGTATTGTATGTAACGGAATCATTGAAAAAGCTTCAAAAGAAAAAATAATATCTGAGTTACAGCCAAATACAATAAAATATTATGATGACTTTTACAAATGTTCATTATGTGGTAAAATATACTGGAAAGGGAGCCATTATGAAAAAATGAAACAATTTGTTGATAAAATAATAAATCTGCCAGAATTTTAA
- a CDS encoding transposase: MVFIKNKGQKLLAINNVSDHIHILVVFGTTITISDLLREIKTNSSKFINQKKWMSGRFEWQEGYGAFFYSRSQLNNVIKYIENQQHHHKKRTFREEYIDFLNKFNIEYKTKYLFDFIE, translated from the coding sequence ATAGTTTTTATTAAAAATAAAGGACAAAAATTACTTGCAATAAATAATGTTTCTGATCATATCCATATTTTAGTAGTTTTCGGAACTACAATAACAATATCAGATTTATTGCGAGAAATTAAGACAAACAGTTCAAAATTTATTAATCAAAAGAAGTGGATGTCAGGCAGATTTGAGTGGCAAGAAGGATATGGAGCTTTTTTTTATTCGCGTTCACAATTAAATAATGTAATAAAATATATTGAAAATCAACAACATCATCACAAAAAGAGAACATTTAGAGAAGAATATATTGATTTTCTTAATAAATTCAATATTGAATACAAAACAAAATATCTGTTTGATTTTATCGAATAA
- a CDS encoding RtcB family protein, whose translation MKKLNLRGKDLRKIGYPEGKVISVIINIVQKHYKRYRKKEILDILSDVLENPEKYKNHDILRKIVEELNPKKKEKHKEIALNPEIKDYKIYGEKEIEFGAIQQMNTAMQLPVSEKGALMPDAHLGYGLPIGGVLATNNVIIPYGVGMDIGCRMCMSVYDISPSIIKKDKTRLINILEDNTRFGKHSFKSPMDDPIMERKEFKEIKILRELKAKAFSQLGTSGFGNHFVDVGIFEIIDVNNEFNLLPGNYFAILSHSGSRGMGAGIAKYYTNIAMELCKLPKGAKHLAWLGLDTQEGQEYWQVMNLAGDYSAANHSHIHLRLSNALKTKPLVKIENHHNFAWKEKLENGKDVIVHRKGATPAHKGVLGIIPGSMATPAYIVRGKGNSESINSAAHGAGRLMSRSKAKQIIKRKEMNQVLEKAGIYLLGGGLDEAPMVYKDINKVMKYQEELVEVIGIFYPKIVKME comes from the coding sequence ATGAAAAAACTAAACCTTAGAGGTAAAGATTTACGGAAAATTGGTTATCCTGAAGGAAAAGTAATTAGTGTAATTATAAATATTGTACAAAAACATTATAAAAGATACAGGAAAAAAGAAATACTTGATATATTATCAGATGTACTCGAAAATCCTGAAAAATATAAAAATCATGATATTCTAAGAAAAATTGTTGAGGAACTAAACCCAAAAAAGAAAGAAAAACATAAAGAAATAGCTCTAAATCCTGAAATTAAGGATTATAAAATATATGGTGAGAAAGAGATTGAATTTGGTGCTATTCAGCAAATGAATACGGCAATGCAGCTTCCTGTTTCAGAAAAAGGAGCTTTAATGCCTGATGCTCATCTGGGATACGGATTACCAATTGGAGGTGTACTTGCTACAAATAATGTTATAATACCTTATGGTGTTGGTATGGATATAGGATGCCGCATGTGTATGTCGGTTTATGATATTTCTCCTTCAATTATTAAAAAAGATAAAACACGTTTAATAAATATTCTTGAAGATAATACAAGGTTCGGAAAACATTCTTTTAAAAGTCCTATGGATGATCCCATTATGGAAAGAAAAGAATTTAAAGAAATTAAAATATTGAGAGAACTCAAAGCTAAAGCATTTTCCCAGCTCGGAACTTCAGGATTCGGGAACCATTTTGTTGATGTAGGGATATTTGAAATAATTGATGTTAACAATGAATTTAATCTACTTCCCGGAAATTATTTCGCTATACTCTCCCACTCCGGCTCACGAGGTATGGGTGCAGGAATAGCCAAATATTACACTAATATTGCTATGGAATTATGTAAATTACCTAAAGGTGCAAAACACTTAGCATGGCTTGGATTAGATACACAGGAAGGACAAGAATACTGGCAGGTAATGAATCTTGCAGGAGATTATTCAGCAGCAAATCATTCACATATTCATTTACGATTATCAAATGCACTGAAAACAAAGCCATTAGTTAAGATAGAAAACCATCATAATTTTGCATGGAAAGAAAAACTTGAAAATGGTAAAGATGTAATTGTACACCGTAAAGGTGCTACACCTGCTCATAAAGGGGTATTGGGAATAATACCCGGTTCAATGGCAACTCCTGCGTATATTGTGAGAGGAAAAGGTAATTCCGAATCAATTAATTCTGCTGCTCATGGTGCAGGGAGACTTATGTCGCGCTCAAAAGCAAAGCAGATTATTAAAAGAAAAGAAATGAATCAGGTACTTGAAAAAGCAGGAATATATTTATTAGGAGGAGGATTAGATGAAGCTCCTATGGTTTATAAAGACATCAATAAAGTAATGAAATATCAGGAAGAACTTGTTGAAGTAATAGGCATATTCTACCCTAAAATAGTTAAAATGGAATAA
- a CDS encoding tetratricopeptide repeat protein, protein MKTQKKVLQVFLLSIFTLLILLNNVNANSKDKIEIKKMAYRAYLMNSENLWKEVIKHQKEINRNETDDFEKLLNLSFTQYGLLYSCVANKDEDTFDKYVDIADENVDKLISLNEKNSQAHALKASIYGLKMAFSPYMGMFYGAKSDMHIEKAIECNKNEPLAWIQKASSKLHTPKLFGGNISEAIKYYKKAIELYETDKVEYNWHYIDALAWLGISYQNAEMTEEAINTYKKALKIEPDFAWIKYVLLPKAEKK, encoded by the coding sequence ATGAAAACACAAAAAAAAGTTTTACAGGTATTTTTATTATCAATTTTTACACTATTAATTTTATTAAACAATGTAAATGCAAATAGCAAGGATAAAATAGAAATCAAAAAAATGGCTTATAGAGCATATTTGATGAATAGTGAAAATCTATGGAAAGAAGTTATCAAGCATCAGAAGGAGATAAATAGGAATGAGACAGATGATTTTGAAAAATTATTAAACTTGAGTTTTACTCAATATGGTTTGTTATATTCTTGTGTTGCTAATAAGGATGAAGATACATTTGATAAATATGTTGATATTGCAGATGAAAATGTTGATAAGCTTATCAGTTTAAATGAGAAAAACTCTCAGGCTCATGCTTTAAAAGCAAGTATTTATGGTTTAAAAATGGCATTCAGTCCGTATATGGGAATGTTTTACGGAGCTAAAAGTGATATGCATATTGAAAAGGCAATCGAATGTAATAAAAACGAACCTTTAGCATGGATACAAAAAGCAAGTTCAAAACTCCATACGCCAAAATTATTTGGTGGAAATATATCCGAAGCAATAAAATATTATAAAAAAGCTATTGAATTGTATGAAACAGACAAAGTTGAATACAATTGGCACTATATTGATGCTCTTGCATGGCTCGGAATATCATACCAAAATGCTGAAATGACTGAAGAAGCAATTAATACATATAAAAAAGCATTAAAAATTGAACCTGATTTTGCCTGGATAAAATATGTATTATTACCTAAGGCTGAAAAAAAATAA
- a CDS encoding DUF5106 domain-containing protein, whose product MKNIRFLFLLLLISFTINCFADGYKIKVHIKGLKDVDLYLGYHFADKKFVVDTIKIDNKGNGIFEGNEPLKKGIYLIVMPNKTYFEILIDNDQEFSVETDTTDYINNMKFSGSSENNIFLNYNKYMIEQQKKAADIRKKLGNKDIDEDSTKYYKDELTKTNDNVKQKWNEIISENPNSLLAKIVNILIDVEIPDAPVNENGNITDSLFQYNYFKDHFFDHFDFSESGLLRTPLIQNKINYFIKKVIVQNPDSIIKETGKLIEKAKVNDEFFQYIVQLIFNHYNSSNIMGMDRIFVNIAEKYYLSGQATWADSTFLKKIEERVIKLKPNLIGKIAPDLRMITIDGNITTLHQSSKKFTILYFWEPDCGHCKKIIPKLHKLYQKYWEKGVEVFAVYTQVEKEKWEEFINDKGMTDWINVYDPYNLSNYRNLYDIYSTPVAFVLNSKNEIIAKRIDIETIELVLEEEFKKEK is encoded by the coding sequence ATGAAGAATATCCGGTTTTTATTTTTACTGCTCTTAATATCTTTCACAATTAACTGTTTTGCAGACGGTTATAAAATAAAAGTCCACATAAAAGGATTAAAAGATGTAGATTTATATCTCGGCTATCATTTTGCAGACAAAAAATTTGTTGTTGATACAATAAAAATAGATAATAAGGGCAACGGAATATTTGAAGGCAATGAACCATTGAAAAAGGGAATCTATCTAATAGTAATGCCAAATAAAACATACTTTGAAATACTAATTGATAACGATCAGGAATTTTCAGTTGAAACCGATACAACTGATTATATTAATAATATGAAATTTTCAGGGTCTTCTGAAAACAATATATTTTTAAATTATAATAAGTATATGATAGAGCAACAAAAAAAAGCAGCTGATATACGTAAAAAATTAGGAAATAAAGATATTGACGAGGATTCAACAAAATATTATAAAGATGAATTAACAAAAACCAATGATAATGTAAAACAAAAATGGAACGAAATAATTAGCGAAAATCCTAATTCATTATTGGCAAAAATTGTTAATATACTTATAGATGTTGAAATACCTGATGCACCTGTAAATGAAAATGGAAATATTACAGACTCACTTTTTCAATATAATTATTTTAAAGACCATTTTTTCGACCATTTTGATTTTTCTGAGTCCGGATTATTGAGAACACCACTGATTCAAAACAAAATCAATTATTTTATTAAAAAAGTTATTGTTCAAAATCCTGATTCTATTATTAAAGAAACCGGTAAATTAATTGAAAAAGCTAAAGTCAATGATGAATTTTTTCAGTATATAGTTCAATTAATATTTAATCATTATAATTCAAGCAATATAATGGGAATGGACAGGATTTTCGTGAATATTGCAGAAAAATATTATTTATCAGGTCAGGCTACATGGGCAGATTCTACTTTCCTTAAAAAAATTGAAGAACGGGTTATTAAATTAAAACCGAACCTAATTGGGAAAATAGCTCCTGATTTACGAATGATTACAATTGATGGCAATATTACAACACTTCATCAGAGCAGTAAAAAATTTACTATACTGTATTTTTGGGAACCTGACTGTGGTCATTGTAAAAAAATAATACCAAAATTGCATAAATTATATCAAAAATATTGGGAAAAAGGAGTTGAAGTTTTTGCTGTTTATACACAAGTTGAAAAAGAAAAGTGGGAAGAATTTATTAATGATAAGGGCATGACTGACTGGATAAATGTTTACGACCCTTATAATTTATCAAATTACAGAAATCTGTATGACATTTACAGCACCCCTGTTGCATTTGTTTTAAACAGTAAAAATGAAATTATAGCTAAAAGAATTGATATTGAAACTATTGAACTTGTTTTAGAAGAAGAATTTAAGAAAGAAAAGTAA
- a CDS encoding transcriptional regulator, which yields MYRKLNPILHSQLRLATISLLINVEEADFVFIQEKTGATAGNLSVQIDKLSKAGYITINKFFKGKKPKTVCKITKKGINAFEDYVKNLKNYIGMNE from the coding sequence ATGTATAGAAAATTAAATCCCATATTACATTCTCAATTGCGATTAGCTACTATTTCTTTACTAATAAATGTAGAAGAAGCTGATTTTGTATTTATTCAAGAAAAGACAGGAGCAACGGCTGGAAATTTAAGTGTTCAGATAGATAAACTTTCCAAAGCCGGTTATATAACTATAAATAAATTTTTTAAAGGGAAAAAACCAAAAACAGTATGTAAAATTACAAAAAAGGGAATCAATGCGTTTGAAGATTATGTAAAGAATTTAAAAAACTATATTGGTATGAACGAATAA
- a CDS encoding class I SAM-dependent methyltransferase, which translates to MGIEKQGSKPTGYIGKIIGRLMNKLHTTLYVKYFKNDLPPDNSIILDIGCGGGKFIKFLSDTNDSYKLFGLDHSPEMAELSKKVNRQAINKKQVTIIHGSVSEIPIENNKIDLATAFETVQFWPDIDKSFSEIARLLKNEGSFLIINRYPPEGSKWWRMAKIKNDKEYIAKLEKAGFSEVTIDLDYKKGWIFVKATK; encoded by the coding sequence ATGGGAATAGAAAAACAAGGTTCAAAACCAACCGGATACATAGGAAAAATAATTGGAAGATTAATGAATAAATTACATACTACTTTGTATGTAAAATATTTTAAAAACGATTTACCACCTGATAATTCAATAATTCTTGATATTGGATGTGGTGGTGGAAAATTTATCAAGTTTTTATCAGACACTAATGATAGTTATAAACTATTCGGACTTGACCATTCACCTGAAATGGCAGAACTCTCAAAAAAGGTAAACAGGCAAGCAATTAATAAAAAACAAGTAACAATAATTCATGGTTCTGTTTCAGAGATTCCAATAGAGAATAATAAAATTGACCTGGCAACAGCATTTGAAACAGTTCAATTCTGGCCTGATATTGACAAGTCATTTTCCGAGATTGCGAGATTATTAAAAAATGAAGGTTCTTTTCTGATAATTAACAGGTATCCACCGGAAGGGAGCAAATGGTGGAGAATGGCTAAAATTAAAAATGATAAAGAATATATTGCTAAACTTGAAAAGGCAGGATTTAGTGAAGTAACTATAGATTTGGATTATAAAAAAGGATGGATATTTGTAAAGGCAACGAAATAA
- a CDS encoding iron-sulfur cluster assembly scaffold protein has protein sequence MKKNLSESIEYSAKSIEYDEKRINIGKIENPSAYFKYSGPCGDTMEVYLNIKSNVITDVKFQTTGCTAARSSGSAVSIIVDGKILEDAEKITTEDIIDHLDGLPPPKKHCACLARTTLLKAIEKYKKI, from the coding sequence ATGAAAAAAAATCTATCGGAAAGTATTGAATATTCTGCTAAGTCAATAGAATATGATGAGAAAAGGATAAATATTGGAAAAATTGAAAATCCTTCTGCTTATTTCAAATATTCAGGCCCATGTGGTGATACAATGGAAGTTTATTTAAATATTAAATCTAATGTTATAACCGATGTAAAATTCCAAACCACAGGCTGCACAGCAGCCCGATCATCCGGCTCTGCAGTATCAATAATTGTAGATGGAAAGATATTAGAAGATGCAGAAAAAATAACAACAGAAGATATTATAGATCATCTTGATGGACTTCCTCCTCCAAAAAAACACTGTGCTTGTTTAGCCAGAACAACTTTGCTAAAAGCAATTGAGAAATATAAAAAAATATAG
- a CDS encoding leucine-rich repeat domain-containing protein, with product MRKKIILFSITFIVLSCCSVTYGQKKKKKQKPLKTQEQLQKLPVYNSLSDALQYKKRVYKLNLDNKELTELSSQIGKLINLQELYLRNNKLSELPPELWELANLQKLLLGENNIADLPPEIGNLKNLEELDLFSNLLSTIPHEIGELKKLKKLDLNWNQIMELPEEIGQLTDIQYLYLERNKLDKFPETIGNLNNLIELKLSENQLTSLPKGIGELKNIPELYLGKNKIVILPPEIGEMENLKILNLENNSLKQIPEELSNLQNLEELYLQNNKIYSIKGQSINLPNLRVLDISINKIKYFSAKTDKLKKLEKLDMELNNLSIIPDPICRIKSLQFLSLSRNKIEKITAGITRLQNLTELNLSGNKIYSFSKTACYLPNLKILDLSQNDLMLLPKQMSGMKNLEELHLQNNKKLNKFQRKQVKKYLPKTSIYF from the coding sequence ATGAGAAAAAAAATCATTTTATTCAGCATAACTTTTATTGTTTTATCATGTTGTTCTGTAACATACGGACAAAAGAAAAAGAAAAAACAAAAACCATTGAAAACGCAGGAACAATTGCAAAAATTACCTGTATATAATTCATTATCAGATGCATTGCAATATAAAAAACGTGTTTATAAATTAAATCTTGATAATAAAGAACTTACAGAACTATCATCACAAATAGGTAAACTAATTAATTTACAGGAATTATACCTTAGAAATAATAAGTTATCAGAATTACCACCTGAATTGTGGGAACTTGCTAATCTCCAGAAATTATTACTCGGAGAAAATAATATAGCTGATCTGCCACCTGAAATCGGGAATTTGAAAAATCTTGAAGAACTCGACCTTTTTTCAAATCTTTTATCAACAATACCACATGAAATCGGGGAATTGAAAAAACTTAAAAAGCTTGACCTGAACTGGAATCAGATTATGGAACTACCTGAAGAAATAGGGCAGCTTACTGATATTCAGTATTTATATCTCGAAAGAAATAAACTTGACAAATTCCCTGAAACAATTGGTAATCTTAATAATTTAATTGAACTAAAGTTATCAGAAAATCAATTAACATCACTTCCTAAAGGAATTGGCGAACTTAAAAATATACCGGAACTTTATCTCGGAAAAAACAAAATTGTTATACTTCCGCCTGAAATAGGAGAGATGGAAAATCTGAAAATACTAAACCTTGAAAACAATTCTTTAAAACAAATTCCTGAAGAACTTTCAAACTTGCAAAATCTTGAAGAACTATATCTTCAAAATAATAAAATATATTCAATAAAAGGACAATCAATAAATTTACCTAATTTACGGGTTTTAGATATCAGTATTAATAAAATCAAATATTTTTCAGCTAAAACTGATAAATTGAAAAAGCTTGAAAAATTAGATATGGAATTAAACAATTTATCAATAATACCAGACCCTATATGCAGGATTAAAAGTTTACAGTTTCTTAGCCTGAGCCGCAACAAAATTGAGAAAATAACTGCCGGAATAACCAGATTACAGAATTTAACCGAATTAAATTTAAGCGGAAATAAGATATATTCTTTTTCTAAAACCGCATGTTATTTACCAAATCTTAAGATATTGGACCTAAGTCAAAATGACTTAATGTTGTTACCTAAACAAATGTCAGGGATGAAAAATCTTGAAGAATTGCATCTTCAGAATAATAAAAAATTAAATAAATTTCAGAGAAAACAAGTTAAAAAATATCTGCCTAAAACAAGTATTTATTTTTAA